A genomic segment from Leptolyngbya boryana PCC 6306 encodes:
- the guaA gene encoding glutamine-hydrolyzing GMP synthase, translated as MTPPIEPSVLDAPASTSQGFDALERQMIVILDFGSQYSELIARRIRETQVYSEVLSYRTTVEQLRQLNPKGIILSGGPNSVYDQGAPQCDPGIWELGIPVLGVCYGMQLMVQQLGGSVERTDRGEYGKAKIEIDDPTDLLTNVEDNSIMWMSHGDSVTKLPEGFGLLAHTTNTPCAAIAEHDRNLYGVQFHPEVVHSQFGQALIRNFVYHICKCEPTWTTEAFVEESIREIRAKIGDKRVLLALSGGVDSSTLAFLLHRAIGDQLTCMFIDQGFMRKLEPERLVKLFHEQFHIDVAYVNARERFVDAIAGITDPEEKRKRIGHEFIRVFEEESKRLGPFDYLAQGTLYPDVIESADTNVDPQTGERVAVKIKSHHNVGGLPKDLQFKLVEPLRKLFKDEVRKVGRSIGLPEEIVNRQPFPGPGLAIRILGEVTNEKLNILRDADLIVRQEINRAGIYHDVWQAFAVLLPVRSVGVMGDQRTYAYPIVLRCVKSEDGMTADWARIPYDLLETISNRIVNEVKGVNRVVYDITSKPPGTIEWE; from the coding sequence GTGACTCCACCTATTGAACCGTCTGTTTTGGATGCACCCGCATCTACTTCGCAAGGATTTGATGCACTCGAACGCCAGATGATTGTAATTCTCGATTTTGGATCGCAATACTCAGAACTGATTGCCCGTCGCATCCGCGAAACGCAAGTTTATTCTGAAGTGTTGTCTTATCGCACAACGGTTGAACAACTCCGCCAACTCAATCCGAAAGGCATTATTTTGTCGGGTGGCCCTAACTCGGTTTACGACCAAGGCGCACCTCAGTGCGATCCAGGGATTTGGGAGCTTGGCATTCCTGTTTTAGGGGTTTGTTACGGGATGCAGTTGATGGTGCAACAGCTTGGCGGTAGCGTTGAGCGCACCGATCGCGGTGAATATGGAAAGGCAAAGATTGAGATCGACGACCCCACCGATTTGCTGACGAATGTCGAAGATAACTCGATCATGTGGATGAGTCACGGAGATTCTGTGACCAAGTTGCCAGAAGGATTTGGCTTACTCGCCCATACGACGAATACACCTTGCGCGGCGATCGCAGAACACGATCGCAATCTGTACGGCGTGCAGTTCCATCCCGAAGTCGTGCATTCGCAATTTGGACAAGCGCTGATTCGCAACTTTGTCTATCACATCTGTAAGTGTGAGCCGACTTGGACAACGGAAGCATTTGTTGAAGAATCGATTCGAGAAATTCGCGCCAAAATTGGCGATAAGCGGGTGCTGCTGGCTTTATCGGGTGGCGTTGATTCTTCGACGCTGGCATTTTTGCTGCATCGCGCGATCGGGGATCAACTGACTTGTATGTTCATCGATCAAGGCTTCATGCGGAAGTTAGAGCCAGAGCGTCTGGTGAAACTTTTCCATGAGCAGTTCCACATTGATGTTGCGTATGTGAATGCGCGGGAGCGATTTGTTGACGCGATCGCAGGCATCACCGATCCAGAGGAAAAACGCAAACGCATCGGACATGAATTTATCCGAGTGTTTGAAGAAGAATCGAAGCGATTGGGGCCGTTTGACTATCTGGCTCAAGGAACGTTGTACCCCGATGTGATCGAATCTGCGGATACCAATGTTGATCCTCAGACCGGAGAACGAGTCGCTGTTAAGATCAAGAGCCATCACAACGTAGGCGGGCTGCCGAAAGATCTGCAATTCAAGCTGGTTGAACCGTTGCGGAAGCTGTTTAAGGATGAAGTGCGGAAAGTTGGGCGATCGATTGGTCTGCCTGAAGAAATCGTCAATCGTCAACCCTTCCCTGGTCCAGGTCTAGCGATCCGGATTTTGGGAGAAGTGACGAATGAGAAGTTAAATATCTTGCGCGATGCAGATTTGATTGTGCGGCAAGAGATCAATCGGGCTGGCATCTATCACGATGTTTGGCAAGCCTTTGCTGTGCTGCTTCCTGTCCGCAGTGTCGGTGTAATGGGAGATCAGCGCACTTATGCTTATCCGATCGTGCTGCGCTGTGTGAAGAGTGAAGATGGCATGACAGCGGATTGGGCACGCATTCCTTACGATTTGTTAGAAACGATTTCTAACCGAATTGTGAATGAAGTGAAGGGTGTGAATCGAGTCGTGTATGACATCACCTCGAAGCCGCCTGGAACTATCGAGTGGGAATAG
- a CDS encoding GNAT family N-acetyltransferase translates to MTLKIRSMTLAEVQIALNWAAQEGWNPGLYDAEPFYKADPDGFLLAELDEQPIGCISVVRYSQKFGFIGLYIVQPEWRGKGYGLKLWQTAWQQFVSRLDADASIGLDGVLAREATYRQAGFVPAYRHVRHLHQPDGSAQHPDWVIPLNQLPLAEILRYDAELFPASRSQFLESWLQMPESAAYGVVEQNRLVGYGVIRRCVQGFKVCPLFSDSLEIAEAILQALIVKAGTEPVFIDIPDVHPALTSLKQRYALEPMFTCVRMYWGQVPTLPVDRIFGATTLELG, encoded by the coding sequence ATGACTTTGAAGATTCGATCGATGACCCTGGCAGAGGTTCAAATTGCCTTAAACTGGGCAGCCCAAGAAGGCTGGAATCCAGGACTTTATGATGCAGAACCTTTCTACAAAGCTGACCCCGATGGATTTTTACTTGCAGAACTCGATGAACAACCGATTGGCTGTATCTCTGTCGTTCGCTACAGCCAGAAGTTTGGTTTCATTGGGCTGTACATCGTTCAACCCGAATGGAGAGGGAAAGGCTACGGTTTGAAATTATGGCAGACGGCATGGCAGCAATTTGTATCAAGACTCGATGCTGATGCCAGTATTGGGTTAGATGGAGTGCTCGCTCGAGAAGCCACTTATCGCCAGGCTGGATTCGTTCCGGCTTACCGTCATGTTCGACATCTTCATCAACCCGATGGTTCAGCTCAGCATCCTGACTGGGTAATTCCTCTCAATCAACTTCCATTAGCAGAGATTCTTCGATATGACGCTGAACTATTTCCGGCATCCCGTTCGCAATTTCTAGAATCATGGCTTCAGATGCCAGAAAGTGCAGCGTATGGAGTTGTGGAACAGAATCGATTAGTTGGCTATGGTGTAATTCGCCGCTGTGTGCAGGGATTTAAAGTCTGTCCGCTATTTTCAGATTCGCTAGAAATTGCAGAAGCTATTTTGCAAGCCTTGATCGTTAAAGCGGGAACAGAGCCTGTGTTTATCGATATTCCAGATGTTCATCCTGCTTTGACAAGCTTAAAGCAACGATATGCATTAGAACCGATGTTCACTTGTGTGCGAATGTATTGGGGACAAGTTCCAACCTTGCCTGTCGATCGTATTTTTGGTGCGACGACTCTGGAATTGGGATAA
- a CDS encoding ABC transporter ATP-binding protein, with the protein MSSITVDRLTKVYPVAVKEAGFKGTVTHFFKRTYRQVKAVQDVSFHIEPGEVVGFLGATGAGKTTTLKMLTGLIHPSSGKVTVAGHVPFERRSSFLQKITLVMGQKQQLIWDLPAADSLRINAAVYGISDRTLKARIGELSEMLSLEGKLTQPVRKLSLGERMKCELLAALLHEPQVLFLDEPTLGLDVNAQVSVREFLKEYNAQYKATVLLTSHYMADITALCERVLMIHQGQLIYDGSLDGLVDRFSPCREVKVEFNRTYTESELSAYGYVQEVEKQSVRFLVQQEDLTQAIARILAELQVVDLAVSDPPIEEVIGRVFQAGAVI; encoded by the coding sequence ATGTCTAGCATCACCGTCGATCGCTTAACAAAAGTCTATCCTGTTGCTGTGAAAGAAGCAGGGTTCAAAGGAACGGTGACCCACTTTTTCAAACGCACTTATCGCCAGGTGAAAGCGGTTCAGGATGTTTCATTTCATATCGAACCGGGCGAAGTGGTCGGATTTTTAGGGGCAACCGGAGCAGGAAAAACGACGACGTTGAAAATGCTCACCGGATTGATTCATCCGTCTTCTGGCAAAGTGACCGTTGCAGGACATGTGCCATTTGAGCGTCGATCGAGCTTTTTGCAAAAAATTACGCTAGTCATGGGACAAAAGCAGCAGTTGATTTGGGATTTGCCTGCTGCTGATTCTTTGCGCATCAATGCTGCGGTGTATGGAATTAGCGATCGTACGCTAAAAGCTCGGATCGGCGAACTTTCAGAGATGCTGTCTCTAGAAGGCAAACTGACTCAGCCTGTCCGCAAACTTTCGCTCGGTGAACGCATGAAATGCGAATTGCTAGCCGCTTTACTTCACGAACCCCAAGTTTTGTTTTTAGACGAGCCGACTTTAGGGCTAGATGTGAATGCACAAGTCTCTGTTCGAGAGTTTTTGAAAGAATACAATGCTCAATACAAAGCAACCGTTTTACTAACTAGTCATTACATGGCAGATATTACTGCCTTGTGTGAGCGGGTGTTGATGATTCATCAGGGACAGCTAATTTATGACGGCAGTTTGGATGGCTTAGTCGATCGCTTCTCTCCCTGTCGCGAGGTCAAAGTAGAATTTAATCGCACGTACACTGAGTCGGAACTTTCAGCTTATGGGTATGTGCAAGAGGTTGAGAAACAATCCGTGCGCTTTTTAGTGCAGCAAGAGGACTTGACGCAAGCGATCGCGAGAATCCTAGCCGAGTTGCAAGTGGTTGATTTAGCAGTGAGTGATCCTCCGATCGAAGAAGTCATTGGGCGAGTATTCCAAGCAGGCGCAGTGATTTGA
- a CDS encoding class I SAM-dependent methyltransferase has translation MFKQAFGVDESLYAYILSNSLHESDILAQLRHETSEMPQARMQISPDQGQFMALLVRLMQAKKAIEVGVFTGYSSLSVAMAMPEDGKLIACDVSEEYTAIAQKYWNLAGMSDKIDLRIAPAIETLDQLLQDQAGTFDFAFIDADKANYANYYDRVIQLVRSGGLILIDNVLWSGRVADASDSDKIVNTIRAFNTKLAQDERVLITILPIADGLTLALKK, from the coding sequence ATGTTTAAGCAGGCATTTGGTGTAGACGAGTCTCTATACGCCTATATTCTCTCAAACTCGCTGCACGAATCGGACATTCTCGCCCAACTTCGTCACGAAACCAGCGAAATGCCGCAAGCCCGAATGCAGATCTCGCCGGATCAGGGTCAATTCATGGCGCTGTTGGTGCGATTGATGCAGGCAAAAAAAGCGATCGAAGTTGGAGTCTTTACTGGATACAGCTCGCTGTCTGTAGCAATGGCAATGCCAGAAGATGGAAAATTAATTGCCTGTGATGTGAGCGAGGAATATACCGCGATCGCTCAGAAATATTGGAATCTTGCGGGTATGTCAGACAAAATCGATCTGCGAATTGCTCCCGCGATCGAGACGCTCGATCAATTACTTCAAGACCAAGCTGGAACCTTCGATTTTGCATTTATTGATGCAGATAAAGCAAACTATGCAAATTACTACGATCGTGTGATTCAATTGGTTCGCTCAGGTGGATTAATTTTGATTGATAACGTGTTGTGGTCAGGTCGAGTGGCAGATGCCAGCGATTCCGATAAGATTGTCAATACGATTCGCGCTTTCAATACAAAACTTGCTCAAGATGAACGTGTTTTGATCACAATTTTACCGATCGCAGATGGATTAACGTTAGCGTTGAAAAAATGA
- the cbiD gene encoding cobalt-precorrin-5B (C(1))-methyltransferase CbiD, which translates to MKSGYTLPVFACASAIAAVQHLKHQSAISEVEVDLINPVAQVKIPIEQVAKLTPHSALAITRSDPGDNLDLTRNTPIWAMVELTQGQGIEIIGGEGIGQKADQQAAIYAYAQQLIQTNLERLLEPHEALRITLILPEGRQLAKRTSNEAFGVVEGLSLLGTSGIAHPLSAPDQLELFRAELQEKARRFDTLVFCIGENGLDLAAKMGIERDRTLKTANWIGSLLVEAGMQRVKSILLFGYHGKLIKLAGGIFHTHHHVADARQEILTAHAAKVGVSTSDLQSIFTSSTAEDGLTYLRTLGKEIAVYDSIAAAIETRAEEYIYTHSEASVEIGVILFDRSRQVLRQSRKAEKLLESVREL; encoded by the coding sequence ATGAAATCTGGTTATACGTTACCTGTCTTCGCTTGTGCTTCCGCGATCGCTGCCGTGCAACACTTAAAACATCAATCTGCAATTTCTGAAGTGGAAGTGGATCTGATTAATCCAGTTGCACAGGTGAAAATCCCGATCGAACAAGTCGCCAAATTAACACCCCATTCAGCACTAGCAATTACTCGCAGCGATCCCGGCGATAATCTCGACTTGACTCGCAACACCCCAATTTGGGCAATGGTCGAACTGACTCAAGGACAAGGGATTGAAATCATCGGCGGAGAAGGCATCGGACAAAAAGCCGACCAGCAAGCCGCAATTTACGCTTACGCTCAGCAATTAATCCAAACGAATCTCGAACGCCTTTTAGAACCGCATGAAGCGTTACGTATCACCTTGATTTTGCCCGAAGGTCGTCAACTTGCAAAACGCACATCCAACGAAGCATTTGGTGTTGTCGAAGGCTTATCGCTGCTCGGTACATCTGGCATTGCTCACCCTCTCAGCGCACCGGATCAGTTAGAACTGTTTCGAGCCGAGCTACAAGAAAAAGCGCGGCGATTCGACACCCTCGTTTTCTGCATTGGTGAAAATGGATTAGATTTGGCAGCTAAGATGGGAATTGAGCGAGATCGCACGCTCAAAACTGCCAATTGGATCGGCTCTCTCCTCGTCGAAGCGGGAATGCAGCGAGTCAAATCGATTCTGCTGTTTGGCTATCACGGGAAACTGATCAAGCTTGCAGGTGGCATTTTCCACACGCATCATCATGTGGCAGATGCTCGGCAAGAAATCCTAACAGCACATGCGGCAAAAGTCGGTGTCTCAACTTCTGATCTACAATCAATCTTTACCAGTTCTACGGCTGAGGACGGATTGACATACTTGAGAACCTTGGGCAAAGAGATTGCGGTTTACGATTCGATCGCGGCTGCAATCGAAACTCGCGCTGAAGAATATATTTATACACACAGCGAAGCAAGCGTTGAAATCGGCGTAATTTTGTTTGATCGATCGCGTCAAGTTTTAAGACAAAGTAGAAAAGCAGAGAAACTGCTTGAGTCGGTTCGAGAATTGTGA
- a CDS encoding restriction endonuclease: MPTALEYERRITCYDWDELLMLWNQIQLGDTPDWERGKAMEYLVLRAFHLEGAEVIYPYSVVIEEEELEQIDGAIYSNGLACLIECKDVAERVNIEPLAKMRNQLLRRPASTIGILFSRNGFTYAAISLAQYIAPQTILLWTGDEIEYALQSRQMQQSLLKKYRFCVQQGIPNYRIQAEEGG; this comes from the coding sequence ATGCCAACAGCATTAGAATACGAACGCAGAATCACCTGCTACGACTGGGACGAACTCTTAATGCTATGGAACCAAATTCAGTTGGGTGATACTCCTGATTGGGAACGTGGGAAAGCAATGGAATACCTAGTACTCAGGGCATTTCATTTAGAAGGTGCAGAAGTTATCTATCCTTACAGTGTGGTCATTGAGGAAGAAGAATTAGAGCAAATTGATGGTGCAATTTATTCCAATGGGCTTGCTTGCTTAATCGAATGCAAAGACGTAGCAGAGCGTGTCAATATCGAGCCGCTGGCTAAAATGCGAAACCAGCTATTGCGCCGACCTGCATCAACGATCGGGATTTTGTTTAGCCGGAATGGATTTACGTATGCTGCAATTTCTCTTGCTCAGTACATTGCTCCTCAAACAATTTTGCTGTGGACTGGAGACGAGATTGAATATGCGCTACAGTCAAGACAAATGCAACAATCGTTGCTGAAAAAGTATCGATTTTGTGTGCAGCAAGGAATTCCAAACTATCGAATTCAAGCGGAGGAAGGGGGATGA
- a CDS encoding ABC transporter substrate-binding protein, with product MLRKIGRSLFLICLCFSLVVGCTRSTYEPPANADGQITIGSTASINTIDPADAYTNFAGSLLYNLGDRLYGYKPGTSELQPQLATALPKVSADRLTYTIPIRQGVVFHDGEPFNAKAMEFSLKRFIENGGSPSFLLADVIDSIAAKSEGELVIKLKKPFAAFPSLLAFSGACAVSPKAYEIGQNKFNSEVFVGTGAYKLVKYGTDSLKLEAFDRYWGTKPANPGINIQFFSSSANLFNAFRTGAIDVAYQGLALDQIRMLKDGAKNAAWKMLEQSGSGIDYLTINLKSPPLDRLEVRQAIAAMMDRPLLESRVFQGQIEPLYSLLPKTMKEQKPVFQELGDRNVEKAKSLLAKAGYSESNPLKVQLWYRSNVSTDGMAAITLKESVRKSLGNLMQIQLDSVESTTAYRNIDKAAYPMFLFDWNPDFLDADNYIQPFMECTKATADQRCESGSTVSQGSFYFSDRVNQLIDQSRQELDPVKRKGLFEQLQAELVKDVPFIPLWQNKDVLFVQNNIQNASLEVTQKVPFGRMKKA from the coding sequence ATGCTGAGAAAAATTGGGCGATCGCTCTTCTTAATCTGTCTTTGTTTCTCACTGGTGGTTGGTTGTACTCGATCGACATACGAACCTCCTGCAAATGCAGATGGACAAATTACGATTGGCTCAACTGCTAGCATTAACACGATCGATCCGGCTGATGCTTATACGAATTTTGCAGGCAGCTTGTTGTACAACTTAGGCGATCGACTTTACGGATATAAGCCTGGCACGAGTGAATTACAGCCTCAATTAGCAACAGCTTTGCCGAAAGTCAGTGCAGATCGATTGACCTATACGATTCCGATTCGTCAAGGCGTTGTGTTTCATGATGGCGAACCGTTTAATGCCAAAGCCATGGAATTTTCGCTGAAACGGTTTATCGAAAATGGCGGCAGTCCTTCGTTTTTACTAGCAGATGTGATTGATTCGATCGCGGCTAAAAGTGAAGGTGAGCTTGTGATTAAGCTGAAAAAACCCTTTGCAGCATTTCCTTCGCTACTCGCATTTTCAGGTGCTTGTGCTGTTTCTCCTAAAGCTTACGAGATTGGTCAAAATAAGTTCAATTCCGAAGTGTTTGTAGGAACGGGAGCTTACAAGCTAGTAAAGTATGGAACAGATTCGCTGAAGCTCGAAGCATTCGATCGCTATTGGGGAACTAAACCTGCGAATCCAGGGATTAATATTCAATTTTTCTCAAGCTCTGCGAATTTGTTTAATGCCTTTCGCACAGGCGCGATCGATGTTGCTTATCAAGGTCTAGCCCTCGATCAAATTCGGATGCTCAAAGATGGAGCGAAAAATGCGGCTTGGAAAATGCTGGAACAGTCTGGTAGTGGCATTGATTATTTAACGATTAATTTGAAATCTCCGCCCTTAGATCGCTTAGAAGTTCGTCAAGCGATCGCGGCAATGATGGATCGTCCGTTGCTAGAAAGTCGAGTTTTTCAGGGACAGATTGAACCGCTGTATAGTCTGCTTCCGAAAACCATGAAAGAGCAGAAGCCTGTGTTTCAAGAATTGGGCGATCGCAATGTCGAGAAAGCTAAATCATTACTTGCCAAAGCAGGCTACAGCGAATCGAATCCGCTGAAAGTACAACTCTGGTATCGATCGAATGTCTCAACTGATGGCATGGCAGCGATTACTCTCAAAGAGTCTGTACGTAAGAGCTTGGGCAATTTGATGCAGATTCAGCTAGACAGTGTGGAATCTACTACGGCTTATCGAAACATTGATAAAGCTGCTTATCCGATGTTTCTATTTGACTGGAATCCTGATTTTCTCGATGCTGATAACTACATTCAGCCGTTTATGGAATGTACTAAGGCAACAGCAGATCAGCGATGTGAGAGTGGTTCAACCGTGTCTCAAGGATCGTTTTACTTTAGCGATCGCGTCAATCAATTAATTGATCAAAGTCGCCAAGAGCTAGATCCAGTCAAGCGCAAAGGATTGTTTGAGCAGTTGCAGGCTGAATTGGTCAAGGATGTGCCGTTTATTCCATTGTGGCAAAATAAGGACGTTCTGTTTGTGCAGAACAACATTCAGAATGCGAGCTTGGAAGTAACGCAGAAGGTTCCGTTTGGACGAATGAAGAAAGCTTAG
- a CDS encoding aspartoacylase, translating to MSKLIRRVAIVGGTHGNEWTGVYLVKKFQQFPALTTRSSFETITLLANPKAIELNRRYIDQDLNRSFASEDLLNPKLINYENQRARDIVAQLGSRDQPQVDVIIDLHSTTSNMGLTILPSTPDPFNLRLSAYLSQIYPDVRVALGMNCTQDAPLLRSLSPLGFTIEVGAVAQSVLNADLFLKTEQLIYAVLDYIEALNQGKPLDVPSRLTLYQAIEAIDYPRDAIGNLQAFIHPDRQFKDYEPLQPDEPIFLTFAGESIRYQGNSTVFPIFINEAAYYEKQIAMILTEKREIELDKEY from the coding sequence ATGTCTAAGTTGATTCGACGAGTCGCAATTGTCGGCGGAACGCATGGAAATGAATGGACAGGCGTTTATCTCGTCAAAAAGTTTCAGCAATTTCCAGCATTGACGACTCGATCGAGCTTTGAAACCATCACACTCTTGGCAAATCCAAAAGCGATCGAACTAAATCGCCGCTATATCGATCAAGACTTGAATCGAAGCTTTGCCAGCGAGGATTTATTGAATCCCAAATTGATCAACTATGAGAATCAACGTGCGCGGGATATTGTCGCTCAACTTGGTTCTAGAGATCAGCCTCAAGTAGATGTGATTATCGATCTGCATAGCACCACGTCGAATATGGGGCTGACGATTCTTCCTTCGACTCCTGATCCCTTTAATCTGCGACTCTCTGCTTATTTGAGCCAGATTTATCCGGATGTGCGAGTGGCTTTAGGAATGAATTGTACGCAAGATGCGCCGTTATTGCGATCGCTCTCGCCCTTGGGCTTCACGATTGAAGTTGGAGCAGTGGCTCAGAGTGTTCTCAACGCTGATCTATTCCTCAAAACCGAGCAACTCATTTACGCCGTTTTGGATTACATCGAAGCTTTGAATCAAGGAAAACCACTGGATGTGCCGTCTCGTTTGACGTTGTATCAAGCGATCGAGGCTATCGATTATCCCAGAGACGCGATCGGGAATCTACAAGCTTTCATTCATCCTGATCGCCAGTTCAAAGACTATGAACCGTTACAGCCTGATGAGCCGATCTTTCTGACTTTTGCGGGAGAATCGATTCGTTATCAAGGCAACTCTACAGTTTTTCCAATTTTTATTAACGAAGCTGCTTACTACGAAAAACAGATTGCGATGATTTTGACTGAAAAGCGCGAGATTGAGCTAGATAAAGAATATTAA
- a CDS encoding NAD(P)/FAD-dependent oxidoreductase, producing MEEILYLEVPTPDTAAVISWLHADYAPEQGEKVLMPAGIRLGELSIFVWSVQRSTYLKVFRWADRAGAGEAKILRKLVADLREEFPPVYPAPPNIDLSQQSIFEALAADYPKTVEFFKKIPNGEYDLNRVYWWEQRWRESVQTPQTPKQVVFRTDDGNITPAKPSYDLIYIGGALGIVHAAVMAKLGYRVLLLERMPFGRMNREWNISRSEFQSLIDLGLFTVAEFDRVIAAEYVDGFHKFFDANNPPQAKAKILHTPTVLNIAIDAERFLKLCGDKFREAGGEIWDETEFERADINPDKATIYAKHLPTGSDRQVTGRLLVDAMGTASPIAWQLNSGRAFDSVCPTVGAVISEGFEPEVWDVQYGDVLNSHGDISRGRQLIWELFPAEGKELTFYLFHYHQVHPENPGSLLEMYEDFFTILPEYRRCDMDKLVWKKATFGYIPGHFSMSSRDRTIAFDRLIAIGDAASLQSPLVFTGFGSLVRNLSRLTHLLDTALKHDLLDQRSLNAIRAYQSNVSVTWMFSKGMMVPTGKILPPQQVNSMLNTFFDVLADQPPAIADAFIKDRVTWTRFNRMALVAAKKNPRLLLWIWQMAGAKDLTRWLGNYLNFAVSALMSWIFSGWFPKLLYQMQPWLEPRLPSVWLWGLSQSYALTYGLGKPHLMPKFQLTKPRAKVEVRSRLGSQEPEIG from the coding sequence ATGGAAGAAATCCTTTACCTAGAAGTCCCCACCCCCGATACGGCTGCGGTCATTTCATGGCTGCATGCTGACTATGCTCCTGAACAAGGCGAGAAAGTCCTCATGCCTGCGGGGATTCGGCTAGGTGAACTTTCGATATTTGTCTGGTCAGTTCAGCGATCGACCTATCTGAAAGTATTTCGCTGGGCAGATCGCGCTGGAGCAGGTGAAGCAAAAATTCTCCGAAAATTAGTGGCGGATTTGAGAGAAGAATTTCCGCCAGTCTATCCTGCTCCTCCAAACATTGATTTATCGCAGCAGTCGATTTTTGAAGCATTAGCGGCAGATTATCCGAAAACGGTTGAGTTTTTCAAGAAAATACCGAATGGCGAGTATGACTTAAATCGCGTGTACTGGTGGGAACAACGCTGGCGTGAAAGTGTCCAGACTCCTCAAACTCCGAAGCAAGTTGTTTTCCGCACGGATGATGGCAATATCACGCCAGCGAAGCCATCTTATGACCTCATCTACATTGGAGGGGCGTTAGGCATTGTTCATGCGGCTGTGATGGCAAAATTGGGCTACCGGGTGCTACTGCTGGAGCGGATGCCGTTTGGACGGATGAATCGGGAATGGAATATTTCACGCAGTGAGTTTCAGAGTTTGATCGATTTGGGATTGTTTACAGTCGCCGAATTCGATCGAGTGATTGCGGCTGAGTATGTCGATGGCTTCCACAAGTTCTTTGATGCAAACAATCCACCGCAAGCTAAGGCGAAGATTCTGCATACGCCGACGGTTTTGAATATTGCGATCGATGCAGAAAGATTTCTCAAACTCTGCGGGGATAAGTTCCGCGAAGCGGGCGGCGAAATTTGGGATGAGACTGAGTTTGAACGAGCCGATATTAACCCAGATAAAGCGACGATTTACGCGAAACATTTGCCCACTGGAAGCGATCGTCAAGTCACAGGGCGGTTGCTCGTAGATGCAATGGGAACGGCTTCACCGATCGCGTGGCAACTCAATTCAGGTCGAGCCTTTGATAGTGTTTGCCCAACAGTTGGAGCGGTGATTTCTGAAGGATTTGAGCCGGAAGTCTGGGATGTGCAATATGGCGATGTGCTGAACAGTCACGGAGACATTTCTCGCGGACGGCAGTTAATCTGGGAGCTTTTTCCGGCTGAGGGCAAAGAACTTACTTTCTATCTGTTCCACTATCATCAAGTGCATCCTGAAAATCCAGGTTCTTTACTTGAGATGTACGAGGATTTCTTTACGATCCTGCCCGAGTATCGGCGTTGTGACATGGATAAGCTGGTCTGGAAGAAGGCAACGTTTGGCTACATTCCAGGACATTTCAGTATGAGCAGTCGCGATCGCACCATTGCATTCGATCGCTTAATTGCGATTGGCGATGCTGCTTCGTTGCAATCTCCGTTAGTGTTTACAGGCTTTGGGTCATTAGTACGGAATCTATCTCGTCTGACTCATTTACTAGATACAGCACTGAAGCATGATTTACTCGATCAGCGATCGCTGAATGCAATTCGGGCTTATCAAAGTAATGTCTCTGTGACTTGGATGTTCTCAAAAGGCATGATGGTGCCAACCGGTAAGATTTTGCCGCCGCAGCAAGTCAATTCGATGCTGAATACCTTCTTTGATGTCCTTGCTGATCAGCCGCCAGCGATCGCAGATGCATTTATCAAAGATCGGGTGACTTGGACAAGATTTAATCGCATGGCACTCGTTGCTGCTAAGAAAAATCCGCGTCTTTTACTCTGGATCTGGCAAATGGCAGGCGCAAAGGATCTGACCCGCTGGCTAGGGAATTACTTGAACTTTGCCGTCAGTGCGTTGATGAGTTGGATCTTTAGCGGTTGGTTTCCAAAGCTGCTTTATCAGATGCAACCTTGGTTAGAGCCTCGATTGCCCTCAGTGTGGCTGTGGGGATTGTCTCAGAGCTATGCGCTGACGTATGGACTAGGAAAACCACATTTGATGCCGAAGTTTCAGCTTACAAAGCCAAGAGCGAAGGTGGAAGTGCGATCGCGATTAGGTAGTCAGGAACCAGAAATCGGATAA